In Actinoplanes sp. NBC_00393, a single genomic region encodes these proteins:
- a CDS encoding S66 peptidase family protein: MRPEFRMPPKLRPGDRVAVVSPAFAAPGLFPELHEQAIRRIRAELALEPVEYPTTRQLGATPADRAADLMAAYADPAIRAVFATIGGDDQITVLPYLDPTPFRADPKPFFGFSDNTNLLNWLWYHGIAAYHGGSTQMHLAQGEGIRPEHLESLRAALFETGDREIRPVAAFAEEEVNWEDPRSLTESAPMIPSPGWSWHRPDRVVTGPAWGGNLEILHWNLAAGRWVRPSGDYAGCVLLLETSEEMPPELEVFRMLRNAGERGLLQQFPAVLVATAKATHFAAPRPPEDRQKYRDEQRAAVLRALEAYNPEAMAVFGVDFGHTDPQWVLPYGGRITVDGPARRIIAHY, encoded by the coding sequence ATGCGACCCGAATTCCGTATGCCCCCGAAACTGCGCCCGGGTGATCGGGTGGCCGTCGTCTCGCCCGCCTTCGCGGCGCCGGGTCTGTTCCCGGAGCTGCACGAGCAGGCGATCCGGCGGATCCGTGCGGAGCTGGCGCTGGAGCCGGTGGAGTACCCGACGACCCGGCAGCTCGGCGCCACGCCGGCGGACCGGGCCGCCGACCTGATGGCGGCGTACGCGGATCCGGCGATCCGGGCGGTCTTCGCGACGATCGGCGGGGACGACCAGATCACCGTGCTGCCGTACCTGGATCCCACGCCGTTCCGGGCCGACCCGAAGCCGTTCTTCGGCTTCTCGGACAACACGAACCTGCTGAACTGGCTCTGGTACCACGGCATCGCGGCGTACCACGGTGGATCGACCCAGATGCATCTCGCGCAGGGCGAGGGGATCCGGCCGGAACACCTGGAGTCGCTGCGTGCGGCCCTCTTCGAGACCGGCGACCGGGAGATCCGGCCGGTCGCCGCGTTCGCCGAGGAGGAGGTGAACTGGGAGGACCCCCGGTCGCTCACCGAGTCGGCGCCGATGATCCCGAGCCCGGGGTGGAGCTGGCACCGGCCGGACCGGGTGGTCACCGGCCCGGCCTGGGGCGGCAATCTGGAGATCCTGCACTGGAATCTGGCGGCCGGGCGCTGGGTCCGCCCGTCCGGTGACTACGCGGGCTGCGTGCTGCTGCTGGAGACGTCCGAGGAGATGCCACCCGAGCTGGAGGTCTTCCGGATGTTGCGCAATGCCGGGGAGCGCGGGCTGCTGCAGCAGTTCCCGGCGGTGCTGGTGGCGACCGCCAAGGCCACGCATTTCGCCGCGCCACGGCCGCCGGAGGACCGGCAGAAGTACCGGGACGAGCAGCGGGCGGCGGTGCTGCGGGCCCTGGAGGCGTACAACCCGGAGGCGATGGCGGTCTTCGGCGTGGACTTCGGGCACACCGACCCGCAGTGGGTGCTGCCGTACGGCGGCCGGATCACGGTCGACGGCCCGGCGCGACGGATCATCGCGCACTACTGA
- a CDS encoding response regulator transcription factor, whose protein sequence is MPTVLIADDEIDHRELLKLALHRLGFDVVTACDSVSAIDAIAHGGVDAALIDVRMPGGSGIELCRRIRSDPETQDMPIMVVSADVHRQQIMTALHAGADDFLAKPFSRAELTSRLEDLLRQRHSAAIRSAAAARAALLAARQAVPPATPATHREYRHTA, encoded by the coding sequence GTGCCTACCGTGCTGATCGCCGACGACGAGATAGACCATCGGGAACTCCTGAAGTTGGCTCTGCACCGGCTGGGCTTCGACGTGGTGACCGCTTGTGACTCGGTGAGCGCCATCGACGCCATCGCCCACGGCGGCGTCGACGCGGCCCTGATCGACGTGCGGATGCCCGGCGGATCGGGCATCGAGTTGTGCCGTCGCATCCGCAGCGACCCGGAGACCCAGGACATGCCGATCATGGTGGTCAGCGCCGACGTGCACCGCCAGCAGATCATGACGGCGCTGCACGCCGGTGCGGACGACTTCCTGGCCAAGCCGTTCAGCCGGGCCGAACTCACCAGCCGCCTGGAGGACCTGCTGCGGCAGCGGCACAGCGCGGCGATCCGCTCGGCGGCCGCGGCCCGCGCTGCTCTGCTCGCGGCCCGCCAGGCCGTGCCGCCGGCCACCCCGGCGACCCACCGCGAATATCGGCACACGGCCTGA
- a CDS encoding GNAT family N-acetyltransferase, with amino-acid sequence MIRPARATEIERLREIEVAAGRSFAAIGMDEVARDEALPAAELLEYQRDGRAWVVVDEVDRPVGYLIAEWVDGLVHIEQVSVDPAYAGRGLGRDLITHVADWARSCGSAALTLTTFAEVAWNAPYYERLGFRRLADSELTPGLREIRAEEAAHGLDRWPRLTMRRDLPAGS; translated from the coding sequence GTGATCAGACCGGCGCGAGCTACGGAGATCGAGCGGCTGCGGGAGATCGAGGTGGCGGCCGGGCGGTCGTTCGCCGCGATCGGGATGGACGAGGTGGCCCGCGATGAGGCGCTGCCCGCCGCTGAGCTGCTGGAATACCAGCGGGACGGGCGGGCGTGGGTGGTCGTCGACGAGGTGGACCGGCCGGTGGGCTACCTCATCGCCGAGTGGGTGGACGGGCTGGTGCACATCGAGCAGGTTTCGGTCGATCCGGCGTACGCGGGCCGTGGTCTCGGTCGTGATCTGATCACGCACGTCGCGGATTGGGCCCGGAGTTGCGGCTCGGCCGCGCTGACGCTGACCACCTTCGCCGAGGTGGCCTGGAATGCGCCGTATTACGAGCGGCTGGGCTTCCGGCGGCTGGCCGACAGCGAGCTGACGCCGGGGCTGCGGGAGATCCGGGCCGAGGAGGCCGCGCACGGGCTGGACCGCTGGCCCCGCCTGACCATGCGACGCGATCTTCCGGCCGGCTCATAG
- a CDS encoding sensor histidine kinase — translation MTTTYADSANQSSLAGRYLRQLGIDTQYVLLGFPIGLITIVLCLTGFAVGIGTVIIWVGLPILVATLGMSRGFAILERARMGPVLRRRIPHPMYRTARADGWVRKMLSPLADAQSWLDMVHGIFRFIPSTLAFCFVITWWSVTVAGLTYPFYDWTLPHPEANYELPEFLGFQDTAGTRIGVNVMIGLIFGATLYPVVRGAALFEAFFAQLLLSRVDDLRQQVAQANADRDIAQQQKAAAVSAEAVALRRLERDIHDGPQQRLVRLAMDLGRAEQQFATDPEAARATVAEALSQTRETLDELRALSRGIAPPILVDRGLQAALTALAGRCTVPVDLDAPPIERLDPSVESTAYFVVAEALTNVAKHSHASEVQVSVQRIATGLLVTVADDGIGGASLAKGHGLAGLDDRVRAAGGVMAVESPEGEGTRLTAALPI, via the coding sequence ATGACGACGACCTACGCCGATTCGGCGAACCAGTCGAGCCTGGCCGGGCGCTACCTGCGCCAGCTGGGCATCGACACCCAGTACGTGCTTCTCGGGTTCCCGATCGGTCTGATCACGATCGTGCTCTGCCTGACCGGGTTCGCGGTCGGCATCGGCACCGTGATCATCTGGGTCGGCCTGCCGATCCTGGTCGCCACTCTGGGGATGTCCCGCGGCTTCGCCATCCTGGAGCGGGCCCGGATGGGACCGGTGCTGCGGCGCAGGATCCCGCACCCGATGTACCGCACCGCCCGCGCCGACGGCTGGGTACGCAAGATGCTGTCCCCACTCGCCGACGCGCAGTCCTGGTTGGACATGGTGCACGGGATCTTCCGGTTCATCCCGAGCACCCTGGCGTTCTGCTTCGTCATCACCTGGTGGTCGGTGACCGTGGCCGGCCTCACCTACCCGTTCTACGACTGGACGCTGCCGCACCCGGAGGCCAACTACGAGCTGCCGGAGTTCCTCGGCTTCCAGGACACCGCCGGCACCCGGATCGGCGTCAACGTGATGATCGGCCTGATCTTCGGCGCCACCCTCTACCCGGTGGTCCGCGGCGCCGCCCTCTTCGAGGCGTTCTTCGCGCAGCTTCTGCTCAGCCGGGTCGACGACCTGCGGCAGCAGGTCGCCCAGGCGAACGCGGACCGGGACATCGCCCAGCAGCAGAAGGCGGCCGCGGTCTCGGCCGAGGCGGTCGCGCTGCGCAGGCTGGAACGCGATATCCACGACGGCCCGCAGCAGCGGCTGGTGCGGCTGGCCATGGACCTGGGCCGGGCCGAGCAGCAGTTCGCCACCGACCCGGAAGCGGCCCGGGCCACCGTCGCCGAGGCGCTCTCGCAGACCCGGGAAACCCTGGACGAGCTGCGTGCCCTCTCCCGCGGCATCGCCCCGCCGATCCTGGTCGACCGGGGACTGCAGGCCGCGCTGACCGCGCTCGCCGGCCGGTGCACCGTGCCGGTCGACCTGGACGCGCCGCCGATCGAGCGCCTCGACCCGTCGGTCGAGTCGACTGCGTACTTCGTGGTGGCCGAGGCCCTGACCAACGTCGCCAAGCACAGCCACGCCAGCGAGGTGCAGGTGAGTGTGCAGCGGATCGCCACCGGCCTGCTGGTCACCGTCGCCGACGACGGGATCGGCGGGGCCAGCCTCGCCAAGGGTCACGGTCTGGCCGGACTCGACGACCGGGTCCGGGCGGCCGGCGGGGTGATGGCGGTGGAGAGTCCGGAAGGCGAAGGGACGCGGCTCACGGCGGCATTGCCGATCTGA
- a CDS encoding response regulator transcription factor: MRVVIADDAVLLREGLVRLVEENGHTVVAAVGDGPSLVEAIKEHRPDVSIVDVRMPPSHTDEGLRAAVEARAAVPGSPILVLSQYVEVSYADDLLADRRGAVGYLLKDRVSLVADFLDGLNRVAEGGTVLDPEVVGQLLVRRHRDDPLRSLTPREREVLGLMAEGMSNTAIARKMVVTEGAVEKHVRNIFTKLGLHQDEEQHRRVLAVLAYLQT, encoded by the coding sequence ATGCGTGTGGTGATTGCCGACGATGCCGTCCTGCTGCGAGAGGGCCTGGTACGGCTCGTCGAGGAGAACGGTCACACTGTGGTGGCGGCCGTCGGCGACGGGCCGTCCCTGGTCGAGGCGATCAAGGAACACCGTCCGGACGTCTCCATCGTGGACGTCCGGATGCCGCCGTCGCACACCGACGAGGGGCTGCGCGCCGCGGTCGAGGCGCGGGCCGCGGTGCCGGGCAGTCCGATCCTGGTGCTCTCCCAATACGTCGAGGTCTCCTACGCCGATGATCTGCTCGCCGATCGCCGAGGGGCGGTCGGCTATCTGCTCAAGGACCGGGTGTCGCTGGTCGCCGACTTCCTGGACGGGCTGAACCGGGTCGCCGAGGGCGGCACCGTGCTCGACCCCGAGGTGGTCGGCCAGCTGCTGGTCCGCCGGCACCGCGACGACCCGCTGCGCAGCCTGACCCCGCGTGAGCGCGAGGTGCTGGGCCTGATGGCCGAGGGCATGTCGAACACCGCGATCGCCCGCAAGATGGTGGTCACCGAGGGCGCGGTGGAGAAGCACGTGCGCAACATCTTCACGAAGCTCGGGTTGCACCAGGACGAGGAGCAGCACCGGCGGGTCCTGGCGGTGCTGGCCTACCTCCAGACGTAG
- a CDS encoding MMPL family transporter, whose protein sequence is MDNRGNVKGIAARVAMWSARHRALAIIGWIAFVAATVMLSAQLGTTQANYAEAGHGDSGDADRIVEAAGFPEQPAGEMVLIQNRAGRDRVAAAEEVTRALKSTTDVTDVQAPIESPDGRSTLISFTIGGDAETAGDRVGPALDTVSKVQAAHPDLYIAEAGDASGDKLIGDELEEGLTRLSLLSIPVTLGILLVAFGAVVAALLPVALAVMSVVAAIGLMAVASRFAPAVDETTHVMLLIGLAVGVDYCLFYIRRERDERRKGADPHRALMIAAQTSGRSIWVSGLTVIVAMAGMFFTRDVTFVSFATGTILVVATAVLGSLTVLPALLSALGDRVDAVKIPGLYRRNSEGRVWNGLLKLVLAKPLISAVVAVAALGALAAPALDLKTKGQGIQDVSPDAPVVQAFLAIGEAFPSKTTPAQVVVQADTVKGAQFDQALAEFRSAVQASGGKLVEPIDVEVNPAGNVAVVSVGLTGKEESAEVISALNLLRGEVVPETFGALPGTTALVTGMTAGSVDYNERLEESLPWVFTFVLGLAFLLLLVSFRSVVIAITGVALNLLSVAAAYGMLVFVFQYGHFEDQLNFVSGGGITNWMPLFLFVILFGLSMDYHVFVVSRIREGHDRGLPIREAVRDGIGSTAGVITSAAVVMVAVFALFATLPLTATKELGVGLAAAVLLDATIVRAVLLPAVMTLLGRANWWLPRGLRWLPEIAHEPPAAVTPPPAERELTTVS, encoded by the coding sequence ATGGACAACAGGGGGAACGTCAAGGGAATCGCGGCGCGCGTCGCGATGTGGAGCGCCCGCCATCGGGCGCTCGCCATCATCGGCTGGATCGCCTTCGTCGCGGCCACGGTCATGCTCAGCGCACAGCTCGGGACCACACAGGCCAACTACGCCGAGGCGGGGCACGGGGACTCCGGCGACGCGGACCGGATCGTCGAGGCGGCCGGTTTCCCGGAGCAGCCGGCCGGTGAGATGGTGCTGATCCAGAACCGGGCCGGCAGGGACCGGGTGGCCGCTGCGGAGGAGGTCACCCGGGCGCTGAAGTCGACCACGGACGTCACCGACGTACAGGCGCCGATCGAGTCGCCGGACGGCCGGTCGACGTTGATCTCGTTCACCATCGGCGGTGACGCGGAGACCGCGGGGGACCGGGTCGGCCCGGCGCTGGACACGGTGTCCAAGGTGCAGGCCGCCCACCCGGATCTCTACATCGCCGAGGCCGGTGACGCGAGCGGGGACAAGCTGATCGGTGACGAGCTGGAGGAGGGCCTCACCCGGCTGTCGCTGCTGTCCATCCCGGTGACGCTCGGCATCCTGCTGGTCGCCTTCGGCGCCGTGGTGGCCGCGCTGCTGCCGGTGGCGCTGGCGGTCATGTCGGTGGTCGCCGCGATCGGGTTGATGGCCGTGGCAAGCCGGTTCGCGCCGGCGGTGGACGAGACCACGCACGTGATGCTGCTGATCGGCCTGGCGGTCGGTGTCGACTACTGCCTCTTCTACATCCGGCGGGAACGCGACGAGCGGCGCAAGGGCGCGGATCCGCACCGGGCACTGATGATCGCCGCGCAGACGTCCGGCCGGTCGATCTGGGTCAGCGGGCTCACCGTGATCGTGGCCATGGCCGGCATGTTCTTCACCCGTGACGTCACGTTCGTCAGCTTCGCGACCGGCACGATTCTGGTGGTCGCCACCGCGGTGCTGGGTTCGCTGACCGTGCTGCCGGCTCTGCTGTCGGCCCTCGGCGACCGGGTAGACGCGGTCAAGATCCCCGGCCTGTACCGCCGGAACAGCGAGGGCCGGGTGTGGAACGGGCTGCTGAAGCTCGTACTCGCCAAGCCGTTGATCTCTGCGGTGGTTGCGGTGGCGGCCCTGGGCGCGCTCGCCGCGCCGGCCCTGGATCTGAAGACCAAGGGTCAGGGCATCCAGGACGTGTCCCCGGACGCGCCGGTGGTGCAGGCCTTCCTCGCGATCGGCGAGGCGTTCCCCAGCAAGACCACGCCGGCGCAGGTCGTCGTGCAGGCGGACACCGTCAAGGGCGCGCAGTTCGATCAGGCGCTGGCCGAGTTCCGGTCCGCGGTACAGGCCAGTGGCGGCAAGCTGGTCGAGCCGATCGACGTCGAGGTCAACCCGGCCGGGAACGTCGCGGTGGTCTCCGTCGGCCTGACCGGCAAGGAGGAGAGCGCCGAGGTGATCAGCGCGCTGAACCTGCTGCGCGGCGAGGTGGTCCCCGAGACGTTCGGAGCGCTTCCCGGTACGACCGCGCTGGTCACCGGCATGACCGCGGGCAGCGTCGACTACAACGAACGGCTGGAGGAGAGCCTGCCCTGGGTCTTCACCTTCGTACTCGGGCTGGCGTTCCTGCTCCTGCTGGTCTCGTTCCGCTCGGTCGTCATCGCGATCACCGGCGTGGCGCTGAACCTGCTCTCGGTGGCGGCCGCCTACGGCATGCTGGTCTTCGTCTTCCAGTACGGCCACTTCGAGGACCAGCTCAACTTCGTGTCCGGCGGGGGGATCACCAACTGGATGCCGCTCTTCCTCTTCGTCATCCTGTTCGGCCTCTCGATGGACTACCACGTCTTCGTGGTCAGCCGGATCCGCGAGGGACACGACCGGGGTCTGCCGATCCGCGAGGCGGTGCGCGACGGCATCGGCAGCACGGCCGGCGTGATCACCAGCGCCGCGGTGGTGATGGTCGCGGTCTTCGCGCTCTTCGCCACGCTTCCGCTGACCGCCACGAAGGAGCTCGGCGTCGGCCTGGCGGCGGCGGTCCTGCTGGACGCGACGATCGTCCGCGCGGTGCTGCTGCCGGCCGTGATGACGCTGCTCGGCCGGGCGAACTGGTGGCTGCCCCGCGGCCTGCGCTGGCTGCCGGAGATCGCCCACGAGCCGCCCGCGGCGGTCACCCCGCCGCCGGCCGAGCGGGAGCTGACGACGGTCAGCTGA
- the crcB gene encoding fluoride efflux transporter CrcB — MTLLLVALGAAAGAPLRYLTDRFFQVRYGPAFPWGTLVVNVAGSFALGLVLAVPLGPGVVALLGTGFCGALTTYSTFSWETLTLARRGEIVTAIGYPLLSITAGLGAAHLGGALAQLVS; from the coding sequence ATGACCCTGCTTCTGGTCGCCCTGGGCGCGGCCGCCGGGGCGCCGCTGCGCTATCTCACCGACCGGTTCTTCCAGGTCCGCTACGGTCCGGCGTTCCCGTGGGGCACGCTCGTGGTCAACGTCGCCGGCTCGTTCGCGCTCGGGCTGGTCCTCGCCGTCCCGCTGGGCCCCGGTGTGGTCGCGCTGCTCGGGACCGGGTTCTGCGGGGCGCTGACGACGTACTCGACGTTCAGCTGGGAGACGCTCACCCTGGCCCGGCGCGGTGAGATCGTCACCGCCATCGGATATCCGCTGCTCAGCATCACGGCCGGACTGGGCGCCGCCCACCTGGGCGGCGCCCTCGCTCAGCTGGTCAGCTGA
- a CDS encoding fluoride efflux transporter FluC, translated as MDLDVDRPALLAVAAGGVLGAVTRYGVSAAWPGTPWATWVVNISGCFLIGVLYTVIDRRLPRLFLGTGVLGGYTTFSTATAQVSEAGLGYLAATLVGALLAVWAGSALATAVRR; from the coding sequence ATGGATCTCGACGTGGACCGGCCGGCGCTGCTGGCCGTCGCTGCCGGTGGCGTGCTCGGCGCGGTGACGCGCTACGGCGTCTCGGCCGCCTGGCCGGGCACGCCCTGGGCCACCTGGGTGGTCAACATCTCCGGCTGTTTCCTGATCGGCGTGCTCTACACGGTGATCGACCGGCGGCTGCCGCGCCTCTTTCTCGGCACCGGGGTGCTCGGCGGCTACACCACCTTCTCCACCGCCACCGCGCAGGTCTCCGAGGCCGGCCTGGGTTATCTGGCCGCCACCCTGGTCGGTGCCCTGCTGGCGGTCTGGGCGGGCAGCGCCCTGGCCACGGCCGTCCGCCGATGA
- a CDS encoding glycosyltransferase family 2 protein: MDVLLTVVVPVYAVEDYLHQCLDSLRAGLTAEENAQVEVIAVDDASPDSCGALLDAYADRHGGLRVLHLESNVGLGLARNAGLAEARGRYVWFVDSDDWLPEGSMRAVLDRLRETGPDVLLVDHLRVHEGGVVKTDASSPLLAGPPTLERLLGVQHTAWNRIIRRELLAEHDLHFPEGWYEDVAFSNPVLIAAERLDVLNRVCYHYRIGRTGAITGSRSRRHFEAFEQYDRLHERLDRTGAGPGVRARVFSLMISHLLVVAGNDTRVHPSHRRAFFREIAARYRRYRPDSYLPPGGTPGIKHRLVAVNSYPAYAAMRAGFRLAGLRRRTPAAPVAVPAAPERVLL, from the coding sequence ATGGATGTTCTGCTGACCGTCGTGGTGCCGGTCTACGCGGTCGAGGACTACCTCCACCAGTGTCTGGACTCGCTGCGCGCCGGGCTCACCGCCGAGGAGAACGCGCAGGTCGAGGTGATCGCCGTCGACGACGCGTCGCCCGACTCGTGCGGCGCGCTGCTGGATGCGTACGCGGATCGTCACGGCGGCCTGCGCGTGCTGCACCTGGAGAGCAACGTCGGCCTGGGCCTGGCCCGCAACGCCGGCCTGGCCGAGGCCCGCGGCCGGTACGTGTGGTTCGTCGACAGCGACGACTGGCTGCCCGAGGGCTCGATGCGGGCCGTGCTGGACCGCCTCCGCGAGACCGGCCCCGACGTGCTGCTCGTCGACCACCTGCGGGTCCACGAGGGCGGCGTCGTCAAGACCGACGCGAGCTCGCCGCTGCTGGCCGGGCCGCCCACCCTGGAGCGGCTGCTCGGGGTGCAGCACACCGCCTGGAACCGGATCATCCGCCGGGAGCTGCTGGCCGAGCACGACCTGCACTTCCCGGAGGGCTGGTACGAGGACGTCGCGTTCAGCAATCCGGTGCTGATCGCCGCCGAGCGTCTCGACGTGCTGAACCGGGTCTGCTACCACTACCGGATCGGCCGGACCGGCGCGATCACCGGTTCCCGCAGCAGGCGGCACTTCGAGGCCTTCGAGCAGTACGACCGGCTGCACGAGCGGCTGGACCGGACCGGCGCCGGCCCCGGGGTACGCGCGCGGGTGTTCAGCCTGATGATCAGTCACCTGCTCGTGGTGGCCGGCAACGACACCCGGGTGCACCCGAGCCACCGCCGCGCGTTCTTCCGCGAGATCGCCGCACGGTATCGCCGGTACCGCCCGGACAGCTATCTGCCGCCGGGCGGCACGCCGGGTATCAAGCACCGGCTGGTCGCGGTGAACAGCTACCCGGCGTACGCCGCGATGCGCGCCGGTTTCCGGCTTGCCGGGCTGCGGCGCCGGACCCCCGCGGCGCCGGTTGCCGTTCCTGCGGCGCCGGAGCGGGTCCTGCTCTGA
- a CDS encoding putative bifunctional diguanylate cyclase/phosphodiesterase, protein MTRLARGPDFPQVAARPADCNHVLATQQLTEFLAVVADRPDEAAAQHAAVECAVRALEADLAVLMVDGGVVAAVGLPVERIPAYPLSEIAAGRRTVLEADGSSYAVACAPLSGPSAGVLALGRRNGEFSVEEVCLLRGMARVLELSLQALQLMESERRQAAENGRLIDSLQRRQRLFEELSTVQRAIARREPLPRVLDMITAGAAELMNVEMAGLTVLDADDPSRTSLIASRGIPDEAVPRMQAVPVAALGAAGLAIMGDELVAVDDYANSPIAVPEVVRARLKSVMAVPVHENGVVVGAMFVGSYSGLREWDKPSQEILLAFAEHVSLAITDARTLHEMNQAFRDSLTGLASRSLFVTRMETALDASRPGGAAVLLVDLDRFKVINDALGHVAGDRLLVAVADRLRECLRTGDTAARLGGDEFAVLLPEIGGAEAAVPVARRIVAALREPFDLDGRETFVTCSVGVAYGENGAEDAQELLVRADLAMFEAKKQGKDQYAVFEPAMRESFQKHLEMEADLRRAVLRHEFELRFQPIVRLRTGEISGLEALVRWQHPDRGMIPPLDFIPLAEETGMIVPIGEWVLREACRQAAAWNTRRDGRPPLTVSVNLSAVQLDRADLPDVVRSALDDSGLPAHCLVIELTESLLVDHRPETLRRLEAIKELGVRLAIDDFGTGYSSLAYLRRFPVDIIKIDKSFVDDVGDEPAAAALTLGIIQLGQALQLSTVAEGIEDAGQLSELADGNCELGQGYYFAEPLTAEGMHALLFPDVADDVDP, encoded by the coding sequence GTGACCAGGTTGGCACGCGGCCCGGATTTCCCTCAAGTCGCCGCCCGGCCCGCCGACTGCAACCACGTGCTCGCCACCCAGCAACTGACGGAGTTCCTCGCCGTCGTCGCCGATCGGCCCGACGAGGCCGCCGCGCAGCACGCCGCCGTGGAGTGCGCGGTTCGCGCGCTCGAGGCCGACCTGGCAGTGCTCATGGTCGACGGGGGCGTGGTCGCGGCCGTCGGGCTGCCCGTCGAACGGATTCCCGCGTACCCGCTCTCCGAGATCGCCGCCGGCCGGCGCACCGTGCTGGAGGCCGACGGGTCCTCGTACGCGGTGGCCTGCGCCCCGCTGTCCGGCCCGTCCGCCGGTGTGCTCGCGCTCGGCCGCCGCAACGGCGAGTTCAGCGTCGAGGAGGTCTGCCTGCTCCGCGGCATGGCCCGGGTGCTCGAACTGAGCCTTCAGGCATTGCAGCTGATGGAGTCGGAGCGGCGCCAGGCCGCCGAGAACGGCCGGCTGATCGACTCGCTGCAGCGCCGGCAACGCCTCTTCGAGGAGCTGAGCACGGTGCAGCGGGCGATCGCCCGGCGCGAGCCGCTGCCGCGGGTCCTCGACATGATCACGGCCGGCGCCGCCGAGCTGATGAACGTCGAGATGGCCGGCCTCACCGTGCTGGACGCCGACGACCCGAGCCGGACCAGCCTGATCGCCTCCCGGGGCATCCCGGACGAGGCCGTTCCCCGGATGCAGGCGGTCCCGGTCGCCGCGCTCGGCGCCGCCGGACTGGCGATCATGGGAGACGAACTGGTCGCGGTCGACGACTACGCCAACTCGCCGATCGCCGTACCGGAAGTGGTCCGGGCCCGGCTGAAGAGCGTCATGGCGGTGCCGGTACACGAGAACGGCGTGGTGGTCGGGGCGATGTTCGTCGGCTCGTACAGCGGCCTTAGGGAGTGGGACAAGCCGTCCCAGGAGATCCTGCTGGCGTTCGCCGAGCACGTGAGCCTGGCCATCACCGACGCCCGCACGCTGCACGAGATGAACCAGGCGTTCCGCGACTCGCTGACCGGGCTGGCCAGCCGCTCGCTCTTCGTGACCCGGATGGAGACGGCGCTCGACGCCTCCCGGCCGGGCGGCGCGGCGGTGCTGCTGGTCGACCTCGACCGGTTCAAGGTGATCAACGATGCGCTCGGGCACGTCGCCGGCGACCGGTTGCTCGTCGCGGTCGCCGACCGGCTCCGCGAGTGCCTGCGTACCGGTGACACCGCCGCCCGGCTCGGCGGTGACGAGTTCGCGGTCCTGCTGCCGGAGATCGGCGGCGCGGAGGCAGCGGTTCCGGTGGCCCGGCGGATCGTGGCCGCGCTGCGCGAGCCGTTCGACCTGGACGGGCGGGAGACCTTCGTGACCTGCAGCGTGGGTGTCGCGTACGGCGAGAACGGCGCCGAGGACGCCCAGGAGCTGCTGGTCCGCGCCGACCTGGCGATGTTCGAGGCGAAGAAGCAGGGCAAGGACCAGTACGCCGTCTTCGAGCCGGCGATGCGCGAGTCCTTCCAGAAGCACCTGGAGATGGAGGCCGACCTGCGCCGCGCGGTGCTGCGGCACGAGTTCGAGCTGCGGTTCCAGCCAATCGTACGGCTGCGCACCGGGGAGATCTCCGGACTGGAGGCGCTGGTCCGCTGGCAGCACCCGGACCGCGGGATGATCCCGCCGCTGGACTTCATCCCGCTCGCCGAGGAGACCGGGATGATCGTCCCGATCGGCGAATGGGTGCTGCGGGAGGCATGCCGGCAGGCGGCCGCCTGGAACACCCGGCGCGACGGCCGGCCGCCGCTCACCGTCAGCGTGAACCTCTCCGCGGTGCAGCTGGACCGCGCCGACCTGCCGGACGTGGTGCGTTCCGCGCTCGACGACAGCGGGTTGCCGGCGCACTGCCTGGTGATCGAGCTGACCGAGTCGCTGCTCGTCGATCACCGGCCGGAGACGCTGCGCCGGCTCGAGGCGATCAAGGAGCTGGGCGTACGCCTGGCCATCGACGACTTCGGCACCGGGTACTCCTCGCTCGCCTACCTGCGCCGGTTCCCGGTCGACATCATCAAGATCGACAAGTCGTTCGTGGACGACGTCGGCGACGAGCCGGCCGCCGCGGCGCTCACCCTGGGCATCATCCAGCTCGGGCAGGCGCTGCAGCTCTCCACGGTCGCCGAGGGCATCGAGGACGCCGGGCAGCTCAGCGAACTGGCCGACGGCAACTGCGAGCTGGGCCAGGGCTACTACTTCGCCGAGCCGCTGACCGCCGAGGGCATGCACGCGCTGCTGTTCCCGGATGTTGCCGATGACGTAGATCCATGA